The proteins below are encoded in one region of Oncorhynchus clarkii lewisi isolate Uvic-CL-2024 chromosome 33, UVic_Ocla_1.0, whole genome shotgun sequence:
- the LOC139393018 gene encoding probable G-protein coupled receptor 19, with translation MVYAQSTDAIKPSLLPLLSPSFTLPMTFNLSDRGNTSSATPSIWNHDALSSSSSSSSSSGLQNTTQVWYELTPAEVAVLGLVFSLLWLVSILGNVLVCVVIHRSRRSQSTTNYFVVSMACADLLLSLGCAPFILLQVTCGGWPLSAAACKAVRYLQHLCPGVQVYVLLSICVDRFYTIVYPLSFKVSREKAKRMILASWMLDAAFVSPCLFFYGSEAGDGGGHCDFFLPAGSWDGVLYGSVHLLLGFLVPAVLIVWFYQRVVHYIWRIGADGHTVRRTMNIVPRTKVKTIKMFLMLNVVFLLTWTPFYVVQVWHPSEAPGPSRQGALVFCCVVWVSFSSAASKPSLYSVYNANFRRGMRETFCTSSMKCYRSNAYTITASSRMAKSNYVGVVDIPVATKTTLTKDSVYDTFDREAKEKKLAWPIRANPPNTFV, from the coding sequence ATGGTCTACGCCCAATCAACAGACGCCATCAAGCCCTCCCTcctgcccctcctctccccctcctttaccctcccCATGACCTTTAACCTCTCAGACAGGGGCAACACCAGTTCAGCGACACCCTCCATCTGGAACCACGAcgccctctcctcttcctcctcctcctcttcctcctccggcCTCCAGAACACCACCCAGGTGTGGTATGAACTCACCCCAGCGGAGGTGGCTGTTCTGGGGCTGGTGTTCAGTCTCCTGTGGTTGGTGTCCATCCTGGGTAATGTTCTAGTGTGTGTAGTGATCCACCGTAGCAGAAGGAGTCAGTCCACTACAAACTACTTTGTGGTGTCCATGGCCTGTGCCGACCTGTTGCTGTCCCTGGGCTGtgctcccttcatcctcctccagGTGACCTGCGGGGGCTGGCCTCTCAGCGCTGCCGCCTGTAAGGCTGTTCGTTACCTGCAGCACCTGTGTCCTGGTGTCCAGGTGTATGTTCTGCTGTCCATCTGTGTGGACCGGTTCTACACCATTGTGTACCCACTGAGCTTCAAGGTGTCCAGGGAGAAAGCGAAGAGGATGATCCTGGCCTCCTGGATGTTGGACGCCGCTTtcgtctctccctgtcttttcTTCTATGGCTCGGAGGCGGGGGACGGGGGAGGGCACTGTGACTTCTTCCTGCCGGCGGGAAGCTGGGATGGCGTTCTGTACGGTTCCGTCCACCTGCTCCTGGGGTTCCTGGTCCCAGCTGTCCTCATCGTGTGGTTTTACCAGCGTGTGGTCCACTACATCTGGAGGATCGGCGCCGACGGACACACGGTCAGGAGAACCATGAACATCGTCCCCAGGACTAAAGTGAAGACCATCAAGATGTTTCTCATGCTGAACGTGGTGTTCCTCCTCACCTGGACTCCCTTCTACGTGGTCCAGGTGTGGCACCCTAGTGAGGCCCCGGGCCCCAGCAGACAGGGGGCTCTGGTGTTCTGCTGTGTGGTCTGGGTGTCGTTCAGCTCCGCCGCCTCGAAACCCTCGCTCTATTCCGTCTACAACGCTAACTTCAGACGCGGCATGAGGGAGACCTTCTGCACGTCCTCTATGAAGTGTTACCGTAGCAACGCCTACACCATCACCGCCAGCTCCCGCATGGCCAAGAGTAACTACGTGGGCGTGGTGGATATCCCCGTGGCGACCAAGACGACGCTCACCAAAGACTCCGTCTACGACACGTTTGACCGCGAGGCCAAGGAGAAGAAGCTGGCCTGGCCAATCAGAGCCAACCCTCCCAACACCTTCGTCTga